In Anaerolineae bacterium, one DNA window encodes the following:
- a CDS encoding class I SAM-dependent methyltransferase, with protein MRVTYEGREIDIAELVRTIFQPAWAEQYDPWFARYHRWLGEDWKLENYIRYLRTVLAQAGARLEGARVLDAGCGFGLTALFLHLLGAAEVHGLDCHAGMIRTFETYLALLNMPFRLYPRRGDVAHMPYVDGYFDIVLSIEAVSHYRNVEAFLDEAARVLRPGGHLIIADGNNARHAPTRRKTREIWAVFENGPATEDIHGHRVEKPFVEMRREMIAGAFPHLSAEEQDMLARGTSGLAGGEVLDAVRGYLETGRPPGRVWDGETCPLDPVNGYYIERLLDPLELGWQIRRRGFRVAVRPYFGGARGGLVHLANELLTRPWLAPIMLRFTPSFRILARKEDG; from the coding sequence GTGCGGGTAACGTACGAGGGCAGAGAGATTGACATTGCGGAGCTGGTGCGCACGATTTTCCAGCCGGCCTGGGCGGAACAGTACGACCCCTGGTTCGCGCGCTATCACCGCTGGCTGGGGGAGGACTGGAAGCTCGAGAACTACATCCGCTACTTGCGCACGGTATTGGCGCAGGCCGGCGCCCGGCTGGAAGGGGCGCGCGTGCTGGACGCCGGCTGTGGCTTCGGCCTGACCGCCCTGTTCCTGCACCTTTTGGGCGCGGCGGAGGTGCACGGCCTGGACTGCCACGCCGGCATGATCCGCACCTTCGAGACCTATCTCGCCCTGTTGAACATGCCCTTCCGGCTCTATCCCCGCCGGGGGGATGTGGCGCATATGCCCTATGTGGACGGATATTTCGACATCGTCCTCTCCATCGAGGCGGTGTCCCACTATCGGAATGTGGAGGCCTTCCTGGATGAGGCGGCACGGGTCCTCCGTCCGGGCGGGCATCTTATCATCGCCGACGGCAATAACGCCCGACACGCGCCCACCCGCCGCAAGACGCGGGAAATCTGGGCCGTCTTCGAGAACGGGCCGGCCACGGAGGACATCCACGGCCATCGCGTGGAGAAGCCCTTCGTAGAAATGCGCCGGGAGATGATCGCCGGCGCCTTCCCGCACCTCTCCGCAGAGGAGCAGGACATGCTGGCACGGGGCACATCCGGCCTGGCCGGCGGGGAGGTGTTGGATGCGGTGCGGGGCTATCTGGAAACCGGCCGGCCCCCCGGCCGCGTCTGGGACGGCGAGACCTGCCCGCTGGACCCGGTGAACGGGTATTATATTGAGCGCCTGCTGGACCCGCTGGAGCTGGGCTGGCAGATTCGCCGGCGGGGCTTTCGCGTCGCGGTGCGCCCCTACTTCGGCGGGGCGCGCGGCGGCCTCGTCCACCTGGCCAATGAACTGTTGACCCGCCCGTGGCTGGCCCCCATCATGCTCCGCTTCACCCCATCGTTCCGCATCCTGGCGCGCAAGGAGGACGGGTGA